Genomic DNA from Candidatus Zixiibacteriota bacterium:
GGACCGGGGACGGCGTTTGCATTCGAAGATGACTATGCCTTTTGTCGCCTGTGCGAGACACATTCGTGCCGCGAACGACTGGCTCGGGTCGTGGCACGACAACGGTGATCGCCATCGGTGAGAAAGGACACGGTGATGACCGACACGTTGCAACGTCTATCGCGTGCACTGCAAAACGGGAATTCGGATGATGTCGCCCGCTGGACACGGGCGGCGATCGATGCCGGCCTGGAAACGCAGACCATCCTCAATGAGGGGTTGATTGGCGGGATGGCCGTGGTGGGCGAACGTTTCCGGACGCACGAGATTTTCCTTCCGGACGTGCTCCTGGCGGCCAAGGCGATGTACGTCGGCATGGAGCTTCTGCGCCCTCTCCTGATTCGGGATGACGTCCCCACGGTCAGGACGGTGGTGATCGGCACCGTCCAGGGCGACCTGCATGACATCGGCAAGAACCTCGTCGGGATCATGCTCAAGGGGGCGGGTTTCGACGTCATCGATCTGGGCCGTGATGTCCCGCCGGAACGGTTCGTCACCGAAGCGGAGCGGACCGGCGCGGATGTGATCGGTGTATCCGCGCTGTTGACCACGACGATGGTGAACATGGGCAAGGTCATCAACCTGGCGCGGGAACGGGGGCTGCGCCCGAAGACCAAGATCATAGTGGGCGGCGCGCCACTCTCGCAGGAATTCGCGCAGAGGATCGGCGCCGATGCCTATTGCTTCGACGGCACCAGCGCCGTGGACTGTGTCAAGAGATTCGTGAGCCAGGCGAGATGACGCGCCATCTCCTCGACCGTCTCAGAAGCGGCGATATACTGGTCGGCGACGGCGCCACCGGAACCATGCTGTTGGACTCTGGTCTCGATGCCGGCGTCTGTCCGGAGACGCTGAATCTCGATCGTCCGGACCGTCTGGCGGCGTTGGCCCGCGCGTATCGCGATGCCGGAGCGGACATCGTCCAGACCAACACATTCGGCGCCTCGCCGCTGAAGTTGGCGCTGTCCGATCTGGCGGAGAAGACGGAGGAGATCAACGCGAATGCTGTGCACGCCGTCCGGAAGGCGGTCGGGACGACTGCCTACATCTGCGGCTCGTGCGGACCTTCGGGCCGACTGCTGGAGCCGTATGGGGACACCGAGCCGCAAGCGGTCTACGGGAGTTTCGTGCGTCAGATCCAAGCGCTGGTCGGCGCGGGCGTTGATGCCATTTGCATCGAGACCATGACCGACCTTGCCGAGGCGACACTGGGCGTGCGCGCG
This window encodes:
- a CDS encoding corrinoid protein — translated: MTDTLQRLSRALQNGNSDDVARWTRAAIDAGLETQTILNEGLIGGMAVVGERFRTHEIFLPDVLLAAKAMYVGMELLRPLLIRDDVPTVRTVVIGTVQGDLHDIGKNLVGIMLKGAGFDVIDLGRDVPPERFVTEAERTGADVIGVSALLTTTMVNMGKVINLARERGLRPKTKIIVGGAPLSQEFAQRIGADAYCFDGTSAVDCVKRFVSQAR
- a CDS encoding homocysteine S-methyltransferase family protein — its product is MTRHLLDRLRSGDILVGDGATGTMLLDSGLDAGVCPETLNLDRPDRLAALARAYRDAGADIVQTNTFGASPLKLALSDLAEKTEEINANAVHAVRKAVGTTAYICGSCGPSGRLLEPYGDTEPQAVYGSFVRQIQALVGAGVDAICIETMTDLAEATLGVRAARAVSSTIPVFASMTFDPTPRGFITIMGVSVEQAASRLAAAGADVIGSNCGNGIENMVRIAAEFRKVTNLPVLIRPNAGLPEIDGDRPAYRESAAFMVPHFRALVELGVQVIGGCCGTTPEHIAALRGAADHFTANHL